In the genome of Mycoplasmopsis cynos, the window AATTTGCTTAGTTGATCATTTAATTTTTTACAAAAATCTCATAAACAATGTCATTTGATATCTCGTTGAACAAGATGATATCATCAATCTTCCTAAATTTCTTCACGGAATTTTAGTTTTGCACTTTTTAATCATTCATTAGGTTTATTGATTAATCTTTTATATTCAAATAATGTAGAGTTTAAGTTTGTTGTGCAAATAACTATTGAGTTTTTTAAAGAGATTTCACTTCCCATATTATCTACATATGTTCCTGTTGATAATATTTGTAGAAGTATATCAATTGTTTTTTGCGATGCTTTTTCAATTTCATCAAATAAAACAATAGATTGAGGATTTTTTGATAATTGTTTACTTAATGTGCCATTTTGATCAATTAGCGATTTTATTTCATCAGCATATTCAGACATATTTAAAATCAAAAAATTTATCTTTTGAAAATAACTTTCAGCTATTAATTCTGCTGTTTTTGTTTTTCCAACTCCTGTTGGACCTGCAAAAAGATAACTTCTTCATGGTTTTTTGATTCTTGATTCAAATACATATCTATTTGGAATAGGTTTTGTTATTAAACATTTGTTTTTTTTTCGATAATTTCTGACTTTAAAATCTTTAATTTTTTATTTTTGAATTAATGTTTGATAGTCCAATTACAATAAAATATTTAAAGGTTTTTTTTATTATTTTGAAATTTCTTTAGTTTTTCAGAAATCTACGTTAAAAATTTAAATTTTATTTTTATTCAGGATTTTTTATTTATGATTTAATTTGTTCAATTTAATTTGAAAAAAAGTAACTATAGAAAATGTTATTTTAGTAAAAAGCTTTGTTTCACAAATTTAGAAATAACAATAAAAATTTGACAACTGATAAAAATAACTATATTAAATACATAAATCTGAACTTAATAACATAGTATTTCCATTTGAAAAAGATCTAAAAACCAATGACTATCAAACATTAATTCAAAATATAAAATCATTAAATGGATTTTAAAGTCAGAAATTATCGGACAAAATAAACAAATTGATTTAATAACAAAACCTATTCCAAATAGATATGTATGAATCAAGAAATCAAAAAACCATGAAGAAGTTATCTTTTTGCAGGTCCAACAGGAGTGGAAAAACAAAAACAGCAGAATTAATAGCTGAAAAGTTATTTTCAAAAGATAAATTTTTGATTTTAAATATGTCTGAATATGCTGATGAAATAAAATCGCTAATTGATCAAAATGGCACATTAAGTAAACAATTATCAAACAATCCTCAATCTATTGTTTTATTTGATGAAATTGAAAAAGCATCGCAAAAAAACAATTGATATACTTCTACAAATATTATCAACAGGAACATATGTAGATAATATGGGAAGTGAAATCTCTTTAAAAAACTCAATAGTTTATTTGCACAACAAACTTAAACTCTACATTATTTGAATATAAAAGATTAATCAATAAACCTAATGAATGATTAAAAAGTGCAAAACTAAAATTCCGTGAAGAAATTTTAGGAAGATTTGATGATATCATCTTGTTCAACGAGATATCAAATGACATTGTTTTGAGATTTTTTGTAAAAAATTAAATGATCAACTAGCAAAATTTCTGCTTCATATAAAATGAGATTGATTTTATTTTTGATCATAAATCATTTAAAAGAGTGGTCCAAAAAAATTATTGAATCTGGTTTTGGTGTAAGGAAAATAGAATCTTTTATAGATATTAATATTTGTCTACGATTAGTAACGTTATTTTAGAATGGATCTTAATAAAAAAATTATTATAACTTTAAAGTATGAAAAAAATAAAGTTATAGCAAAGGGGATATAATGA includes:
- a CDS encoding AAA family ATPase; translation: MKDFKVRNYRKKNKCLITKPIPNRYVFESRIKKPWRSYLFAGPTGVGKTKTAELIAESYFQKINFLILNMSEYADEIKSLIDQNGTLSKQLSKNPQSIVLFDEIEKASQKTIDILLQILSTGTYVDNMGSEISLKNSIVICTTNLNSTLFEYKRLINKPNEWLKSAKLKFREEI
- a CDS encoding AAA family ATPase; its protein translation is MYESRNQKTMKKLSFCRSNRSGKTKTAELIAEKLFSKDKFLILNMSEYADEIKSLIDQNGTLSKQLSNNPQSIVLFDEIEKASQKNNWYTSTNIINRNICR